From one Triticum aestivum cultivar Chinese Spring chromosome 4B, IWGSC CS RefSeq v2.1, whole genome shotgun sequence genomic stretch:
- the LOC123094942 gene encoding cytochrome P450 72A15, whose protein sequence is MVLGAFFASAASVPWRRCLLLLPTLVLLWQLCRLLHRLWWRPRCLERELRSKGLRGTSYRFLTGDLREQGRRNKDAWSRPLPLRCHDIAPRVAPLLCDSAREHGKVSLSWFGPIPKVTIADPELAKSVLSDKSGHFEKPKFPAMWKLLANGLLNHEGDKWVKHRRLLNPEFHEEKIKCMLPEFSACCEELVGRWTESIGSSGGTHELDIWPELKILAGDVISRTAFGSSYLEGMKIFQLQTEQAEHLITNIRRILIPGYLSLPTPNNKRMYQVNNEVESILRGLIAKRTKAVKEGESTKDDLLGLLLESNMRHTYDNGQSSMGMTIEDVIEECKTFYFAGMETTSVLLTWTMIVLSMHPKWQDRAREEVLGLFGKNKPEYEGLNRLKMVTMILYEVLRLYPPSIHFSRKTCKEVLIGDKRYPAGMMIELSVLLMHHDPDIWGSDVHEFKPERFAEGISKASKNSGAFLPFGWGPRICIGQNFALTEAKMAICMILQRFDFVLAPSYIHAPYTVVTLHPMHGAQIRLGLI, encoded by the exons ATGGTTCTTGGAGCGTTCTTTGCAAGTGCAGCCTCGGTGCCATGGAGACGGTGCCTCCTCCTGCTCCCGACCCTTGTGCTCCTGTGGCAGCTCTGCCGGTTGCTGCACCGGCTGTGGTGGCGGCCGCGGTGCCTCGAGCGGGAGCTCCGGTCCAAGGGCCTCCGCGGCACGTCCTACCGCTTCCTAACCGGCGACCTCAGGGAACAAGGCCGGCGGAACAAGGACGCCTGGTCGAGGCCGCTCCCGCTGCGGTGCCACGACATCGCCCCTCGCGTGGCACCACTCCTCTGCGATTCCGCCCGGGAGCACGGCAAGGTGAGCCTCTCGTGGTTCGGCCCGATCCCCAAGGTAACCATCGCCGACCCGGAGCTTGCCAAGAGCGTGCTGTCCGACAAGTCCGGGCACTTCGAGAAGCCCAAGTTCCCGGCGATGTGGAAGCTGCTCGCCAACGGTCTCTTGAACCACGAGGGCGATAAGTGGGTCAAGCACAGGCGGCTCCTCAACCCTGAGTTCCATGAGGAGAAGATCAAG TGCATGCTGCCAGAGTTTTCGGCGTGCTGTGAAGAGTTGGTGGGCAGATGGACGGAGTCCATCGGCTCCAGTGGAGGTACGCACGAGCTGGATATTTGGCCGGAGCTCAAAATCCTGGCCGGAGATGTCATTTCCCGCACCGCATTCGGCAGCAGCTACCTTGAAGGAATGAAGATATTTCAGCTGCAAACCGAGCAAGCAGAGCACCTCATCACAAACATTCGGAGGATTCTCATTCCCGGCTACTT ATCTTTGCCAACCCCAAACAATAAAAGGATGTATCAGGTCAACAACGAGGTTGAATCGATTCTACGGGGTTTAATTGCAAAAAGAACTAAAGCTGTCAAGGAAGGAGAAAGCACCAAAGATGACTTACTTGGCTTATTGCTAGAGTCAAACATGAGGCACACATATGACAATGGTCAATCCAGCATGGGGATGACAATTGAAGATGTCATCGAGGAGTGCAAGACGTTCTACTTTGCAGGAATGGAGACAACATCAGTACTACTCACGTGGACCATGATCGTTCTAAGCATGCATCCGAAGTGGCAGGACCGTGCAAGGGAGGAGGTCCTAGGTTTATTTGGGAAAAACAAACCTGAATACGAAGGTCTAAACCGACTTAAAATG GTGACCATGATCCTTTACGAGGTTCTTCGGTTGTATCCTCCAAGCATTCATTTTAGCCGGAAGACATGCAAGGAGGTGCTAATCGGAGACAAAAGGTACCCAGCTGGCATGATGATTGAGCTCTCCGTACTACTCATGCACCATGACCCTGACATTTGGGGAAGCGATGTGCATGAATTCAAGCCGGAGAGGTTCGCTGAGGGGATCTCCAAAGCGTCCAAGAATTCAGGCGCGTTTCTCCCATTCGGCTGGGGGCCACGGATTTGCATCGGCCAGAATTTTGCGCTTACTGAGGCCAAGATGGCGATTTGCATGATCCTTCAACGTTTCGACTTCGTGCTTGCCCCGTCCTATATTCATGCGCCATATACCGTGGTAACACTACATCCAATGCATGGCGCACAAATTAGGCTTGGACTCATCTAA